One segment of Panicum virgatum strain AP13 chromosome 1K, P.virgatum_v5, whole genome shotgun sequence DNA contains the following:
- the LOC120697428 gene encoding gamma-secretase subunit APH1-like, whose product MTVAAGLGYALIALGPALSLFAGVVARKPFLVLTLLSSTLFWLISLIVLSGIWRGFLPIKSGTWWAYAILIISSVALQEGTRLVFWRLYKKMEEMLDAFADRISKPRLSLTDKMLISLAGGLGHGVAHAVFFCLSLLTPAFGQATFYVERCSKMPFFLASALIALGFLVIHTFSMIIAFNAYGERKKSDQIFVPVVHLTAAVMTLVNLAPGGCLIGTPLLLVTAALTLPYCWRVACRRLTEHQHRQLNNN is encoded by the exons atgacggtggcggcggggctggGGTACGCGCTCATCGCGCTGGGCCCCGCCCTCTCCCTCTTCGCTGGCGTCGTCGCCAGGAAGCCCTTCCTCGTCCTCACCCTCCTCTCCag CACCTTGTTTTGGCTTATAAGTTTGATAGTCCTCTCGGGAATATGGAGGGGATTTCTTCCTATAAAATCTGGAACTTGGTGGGCATATGCAATTCTGATCATTTCATCTGTTGCCTTGCAAGAAGGCACTCGTCTTGTGTTTTGGAGGCTTTACAA GAAAATGGAAGAGATGCTAGATGCCTTTGCAGATAGAATTTCTAAGCCACGTCTTAGTTTGACAGACAAGATGCTAATTTCTTTAG CTGGCGGTTTAGGTCATGGAGTAGCTCATGCAGTCTTTTTCTGTCTCAGCCTTCTGACTCCAGCATTTGGTCAAGCCACATTTTATGTTGAAAGGTGTTCAAAGATGCCGTTTTTCCTTGCATCAG CCCTTATTGCACTTGGATTCTTGGTCATCCATACATTCTCAATGATCATCGCTTTTAATGCATAcggtgaaagaaagaaaagtgacCAAATCTTTGTCCCAGTTGTTCATTTGACTGCTGCTGTAATG ACACTTGTCAACCTCGCCCCAGGGGGTTGCCTCATCGGTACTCCTCTGTTGTTGGTCACGGCTGCACTGACCTTGCCGTACTGCTGGCGAGTGGCATGCCGGAGACTAACCGAGCATCAGCATCGGCAGCTGAACAACAACTAG